The DNA region ACAATTTTCGCCTTTCCTGATAAAATCGTTTCCATTCCCACATCAACGGATTCCAATGCTGTCGCACATGCTCCAACAGGGGTTTTTATTGGGCCAGACGAGGATAGCAAAAGCATGTTCACCCAGGCAGACATGGTATTGATGAACGACTCCTGAAGAATATCATTTTGAACCGGTTGGTCTAAAAATCTGTCTTTGAACATGCCTTTGAGAGCCGAAACTCCACCCATTCCCGAGCCAGAACAATTTCCAACCTCGGACACATGAACATACTTGTAAAACTCATATGGATCAGTAATACCCGAACTCAGGAGTGTCTCGGCGACCGTGACCAAAACGTAAAGTGTTATCGGGTCAACCTGTGAAATGATGTCATCATCAATACCGTATGTGCGAGGATCCCACCCAGTTGGGATTTGTCCAGCAACTAGCCTATCAAATCTCAGAGCCTTAGGAATGTAAAGTTTGGCCCCCTTTAAAACTCTAACAGAGTATTCCTCGGCACCTTCGATTGGGAAGCATTCAACGTGATCCCCGTGCCAAGCTTTGTATTGCTCTGCAGTAGCTTTATCGGTCTCGAACGGCTCAAGATCGTGCTGAACAACCACTTCTTGAATgaacttctttttctttggatCATAGCCATGGAACAGTTCTGGTTCCACAAGTCTGATACCGGAATGTTTTAGAATGTCCTCCTCatatttcttcttgacatCTTTATCATCCACAGGTTGATTGGTTTTCGCATCAACCCAGCCAGTGTACTGCTTTCCTTTGATGGAGCCATTGAAATACTTGATATATCCCATAATCCAAGCCATCTCAATACAACCTTCTAAGGAGAATTCACCACAAGCTTCCATTTCCCATCGAGTTCTAGAACTTCCCCAAGGACCAACCTCGGCAAAGCCTGTGATCACAATTACTCTTTCCAAATCGAGCATGCCCTCAAGATTTGGAGCCAGCGctttcagctccttgtaAGACTTCAGATTTGGGAATTCAAATTTCATGTTAGCCCTTGGTTTGATCTCTGCTTTATTGAATGGATCGTCTGCACCAGATCCATTGACAATCTTATGTTCGATAGCAGTTTCCACGCTAACGGCCCTGCGAACATCGGAGGTTCTGTTGATATCCGATCTTAATTTGTTGGTATATTCTCTGAGATTTTCCACAAATTGCAGTCCACCATTGAGGTCCGCCATAATCGGAGCTTCCTCACAAAGCTTCATGACTTCCGGAGTCATTAGACCCAGAATGTTGAATGCCATTTCTTTTTGAGAGAAAGTGCGAACGCCCAACTTTTCAATTCCCTCTGCAATGATATTGTTTCCTGACATTAAGCCCGTTCCTCTAGTCCAACCGATCACTGTTCCGCAAATGGTTAAATAGGATGACCACGACTCTGAGTGCCATCTGTTGAAGAGAGTTTCAAGTCCAAGCTTGGACTCCGAGTATAAACCATCGGAGCCAAAAGTGCCATGATTGGGAGATAGAGGGAGAATTACCtgagctggacgagtctGAATATTTCTAtcctttttctttgacGAAATCTCCCCTAGTAATCTCAGCAAATTAGTTAGCATGATCCGATGAGCTAATTCAGATCTGGAGTCAATGGCATCGATCTCGATTCCCATTTCTGGAATCGCAGCAAATGGGATCACATAATCCAAGTCCCATTGAAGTCCACCCTTTTTCCCGTCTTCATAGATATAATCAACAAGTGATTTTATATCTTGCTTTGATCCCTGATTAAAAGGTACAACCACTAGCGTAGAATCCGCAGCACCATATCTCGAATACATTCGTTGATAGTATTCCGTGACAGTTTTGGAAAATCTTGACGTAGTGACAATCACTTTTGCACCACCTGACAACAACCcttgaagaatttcagCTCCAATTGAGCCTGCACCAGCCCCCGTCACTAGAGCATACTTTCCTTTAAACGTTATGCCGTTAACTGCACCCTTTTCGAGACCATCTAGATATGATGAGGAAGCATGCTTATCATATCTCCAAAAGCCCAATCTGTCTTTCTTTTGTATGTGCAAAAACGGAATCGTTTCTGGCGGAATAGTACTTGAAACAGGCTTGTGAATTTCTGCATAATCCTTAAGCGAAGCAATCTCATCAGTGTCACTATCGGATTCAGGGACACTTTCATCACCAAGAACGGCCTTAGCGGATTTGGAAACCTCAATTTCGGATGActgatcaacaaaatcTAGCAGTTTAGCATAGAGTTTCTGAAATTCGATCTTGCTTTCAGCCGATGCCTGCTTGGAAATAGCTTTATATATTCTTGAAAGGTCATCTTTAATGGACGGCTGGGGCTCTTTCGTTAATTCACCACCCAATGCCATTTCATGAACATATTGTTCTAGCTTTCTAACAGCTGGTCTCACTTCTTCTGTATAAATTATATGTCCCTTTTCGTCCACAGTCGTCTTTGGTCCTGTAGGGTAGGAGATATCTTTGTAAACTGGACTTTTGTTAAGAACTTCACGACAATTGTCAATTAGTTGTTGTCCAAGTTTCTTAGCGAGCTCATATGTCTCACCTTTATGAGTTGGGGTATGATCAATGTGGTACTGCATGAATTTTATCAGAGTTGGATTAGCTCTATTCATGATTTGAATGCATTGAGTCACCGTCTCCCTGTCCACAGAAGTCAACTTTCCAAAAATGATATCGAAATACATGGATAGCGCGTCCTGCCTGGCCCAATTCCAGTACGAGTCATAGGATCTAGCTTTCAAGGATGAAAAAACAGGTTTAATCCCCGAAGCATAAAATTCACCATGCTCCTCGGCCCACAAATCAAGTTCGGCCTGAAGAACAGCAGTCGCTTCTTTCTCCTTGAGGAGAAGTTTTTCACCTTTCATCAAATCGTAATTCAAGTATCTTGCCAGAGTTTCTAACTGTTGACGAGCAAGATTTTTGTTCTCCTTCATTGCAGCATCAAGAGCGGCAGAATCAACTACCGCAGAGGCGCCAGAGCCACCAGAGCTTTGAGACGAAGCTTGAGATAAGGTAATACCATTTTGAGACGCATAAGAGTTGGAGGCAGAATCCAAAAATAATTTGGCATCAGCTTCTGAAGCTAACCTTTGGCTCGGTTCGTTTGTAAGAGCATACAATAGAACCGAATCCTGTCTTCCGGGGCCAAGTCCCCATCTAGATTGAAGATACTTTCTGGCCACACCTACAGAAAAACCACCGGGCATTTTAGAGCTCATCAATCTTGCAATAAGGGAGGAAGATTGTTTCCCCAATGAGCCCTGAAATGTCTCTTGGAActgctcagcaagctcttGCAGTGGGGAATCTTCTGGCTTTTCGGGAGTAGCTCCAAACTCCTTACCTAGATCACCGAGAATTTCATTCTGGACAGTGGATTTTCCGCCGACAAGATCCTTGATTGCTTTCCCCATTGAAATATCGTTGAGGGGTTTCTTCAATTTATGGGCAACTAATGCCTGCAGAACCAACGAGGCTTTAACAGGCTCATCAGGAATGTTGACTGCCACCTGCGCTTGCTCTGGAGTACCTTGCTGATTGACAACAGGCAAAGGAAGGCTGACCGGAACAGCGGTTACGTCGGATGGCTTTGACGGTGGAAGAGACTCCTCAGCAGCGGTCACAATATCAGCAGGATCTGGAGTGTAATAAATTTCTTTTTGGTCTTTCGAGTAGCAAAGAACTTGTCTTTGCAAGGAAAGTGCTGCATCGTAGGATTCGTACTTCGCCTTTATCGTACGCGAAGCCATACCCGCTAAAGTGGGGGAAGGCCCTATTTCGACAACGCGTTCGGTATTGAAATCTCTCAGAAAAACGTCTTGAGTTTCAATCCATCTCACAGGAGAGGCAAATTGGTAAGCCAGAAGCTCAGTCAACAAAACATGAGATAATTCTTGTTCAATCTCCGGCTTCATTGTAGTGtatagaaaaaaatcaatatTATCAAAGTTAAGTAGGTCAATTCAAATTTAAATGTCCTAAAACTTGTTGAAAGAATTGTTGAGCTTTCAAAGGCTGTGTAAaagtaaaaaaaaacgttGTTGAATGCTTGCTGTATTGTAgacaatttgaaaaaacTCGAACGTTCCGATTTACGCGAAATTTTGTCGTCAAAAAGGGCTACAGATAAGCAATAGTCATCATTATACAACCAATACTTCTGTAGCAGCCTAGCGAAAACTAAATCAGCAATCTATCAAAGCATGTCTGCGGACCCAGACAATTCTCTGGGGTTGACCACCAGTCCGATAAGAAATTCGTTGCCCCTCATCTCAGAAcgacttgaaaaatatcgaCAGCTAGTTGTTTTCATGGAGGCCTATATTCACGATCACTTGAGTATTGTCACCACAAACATCAAATCACACGAGAGGCTGCGTAAAAGTACTTCTATTGATTCGGTAGTAAGGTTTGAAACTGATCCAGAGGGCTCCATGCCAGTCACTGAGACATCGGGAATTGAGCACGCTGGGTCTCATGACCACGATATTAACACCTTTTTCCGCCTTTTACAAGATCAGACGGAATCACTGATCAAGCAAATGGGCCTTGCAGAGACTACCATGAAAAGTCAAGTCATTCCACAACTGAAGGGACTTCAATCGTCGATAAGTACGAAGCAAAAAGAGTTCAGTCATTTGTGTCACAAGCATGAAAAGGAATACAAGCTGGCATTACAACAAACCACGAAGGAACTGGAACACTTTGAGTTATCTATTACGAAGTCCGAAATGTTGCCCGAAAATGCAAAACTGGATTTTCGTCATGACCCTTATTTCAATAAGAGAATACTCATGTCTCAGGCAGACGCACAGCTTCAGTCGGAGCAaaagtttttgaattttATACAAAATAGTGAAACTGACTTGAGATTAGCCGAAATCCAAACTACTCAGGAGTTGAAGCACATTTTCGAGTTATTCTCATCAACTTTGGTCCACCTTCATGGAGACTACAGTAAAAGCTTTCAAATGCTAAATACACATTTCCAAGATATCCCAAATGATCTTGAATGGTCACGATTTCTCAAAGTATACGACAACAAACTAGCCTCAACATCAGAAACTTTGCATGACTTATCACATCCCTCTTCGAACCGAAACCACATCCCTGAACCGCATGCAAGAAACCTTGAAACTGTGACTTTTCCAAATAGACAGCATTTCTCAACAGTTCCCATATTGGAAGGAGTTTTGGCAAGAAAGGATGGAAAGCTTACTTCGAAGATGTCATCACACTATTATGTTATCACCAAGAATCGATTTCTCTTCGAATTCAATTCCAGGGTGTGCTCGAACACCCAACCAAATCATGTATTTTTCCTACCTGAATGCACTGTCAAGGATTTAGTCGACTCAGGGCCCTACCGATTCAAACTTCATGGCAAAGATTTATCATCGGCCTTCATTAAGAGCTCTAAAACACTGGTGTTGGAGGCATCCTCTGAAGACGAACTGAAGACTTGGTACAATGTCCTGAGCGAGCTGACAGGTTTGATGTATTCAAGCCAAGAATCTCGAGATTCGGACTAGCCAAGAGTCAGTAGTCTAAAAGATAATGTACGCTAATATACATTTATCCCAGAACATACCTCAAGGGTGCTTGCTTCCCTGGATAGGAAACTATAATTATTCTTTGAACTAGCTCGCTGAAGTTCCATTCAGACAAATTCTTAAAGTCTTTATCATGCAAAACTCTACAGTATCAAAAAACATTACGTAAGCTgaattggaaaaaaatattgcaTTCGCAATATTTTTGGTGCCAGTAAACTAACTAACTGTATTAAATTTACTGGCATATTGCAAGCTTCAGAATGAGAGCTACTATTTCAATCAGTGGGCAATTTTCGATCAAAACATGAGCTCTTCTGATCAAGTTCATAAGGTGCGCCAAGGAACAATTTCTGCTGAACATCCAACATCATCTGAACCTCAGCGTCTTCCATCATCCGTAATAATACAAGAGCAATACGAATGCCAGCAAGCATCTTTTAGTGAAACAATTTCCAATCAAACTTCCAGCTTTCTGTCAAATCATCCTGAAATGGCGAAAGATTCTTTCAACAATGGAATGAATTCTACTTCTCAAAATGTCACCAAGAATACCAATCTTCCCTATAAACAGACAAAAGGAAAGTATTCTATAAACGATTTCAAAGTTTTACGAACCTTAGGCACTGGGTTTTTTGGGCGTGTACATTTGGTTAGGTCAAACCATAATGGACGATATTATGCGATGAAGGTGTTCCGGAAGCGGAAAATAGTCAAGTCAAAGCAAATCGAGCACACCAACGATGAGAGGAGAATTTTGTCCGTGTTGCAACACCCATTCATCACAAGAATGTGGGGGACTTTCCAAGATTCAAAATCCATATTTATGGTAATGGACTACATTGAAGGTGGAGAGCTGTTTTCACttttgaggaaatcgaaAGTTTTCCCTAATCAAGTGGCCAAATTTTACGCTGCAGAAGTCTTGCTCGCTCTCGAATATCTACACTCCAAAAATATTGTCTATCGAGATCTCAAGCCTGAAAACATATTACTGACAAGATCTGGACACATAAAATTAACTGATTTTGGTTTTGCCAAGGAAGTTGAAACGGCCACATATACCTTGTGTGGTACACCTGATTACATTGCCCCGGAAGTAATCGCGGTCCAACCGTATAACAAAGCGGTCGATTGGTGGTCATTTGGCATTCTGATTTATGAAATGCTGGTAGGCACGACTCCTTTCTACGACACATCACCCTTAAAAATTTACGAGAAAATAAGCAAGTGTGAATATGAGGTTCCTCATTTCGTCGACCCAGATGCAAGCTCCCTCATAAGAGGTTTAATAATGAAAGACGTCACTTTCAGGCTAGGCAATCTTCGCCACGGAGTTGAAGATATAAAAAATCATCCATGGTTTCAGGAAGTCGTGTGGGAAAATCTTTTGAGTGGGAATATTGAAACACCGTATGAACCTAATATTCCGAATGGCGTAGGCGACAGCTCCCAGTTCGAGCTATATCCCGAAGAAGACTATGATTATGGAAATGACAGCTCCCCAGATGACTTTGGGTACTTGTTCCCCGAATTTTGACTTGGCTCCTCCCTGCGATGAATAATTAGTGCTAACAGAAAAGCACACTATTTTGGGATGCAATGACACATTTTAACGATTCGAAAAATGAGTTCTCCGAAACGCACTCACCATATGAAAGTCGATGCCGTCGAGAAAGCTCATTTAGTTTGATCTGCAACTGATCGTCCTGATAAACACCTGGGTTTGATAATAAATAAAGGATCAATTTCTGATGCGCTGATAGATTGCGGTTTGAGCTAGGACGGTGTGAACTAACAACAAATGCCTCTTTTATCTCTCTGTATCTGTGTGGTTTCAATTCCCATAATATATACGCCATGTGCACACTCTTGGCGGATTTTACGATGGATATCAACTCATTCTCATCTAAAGCTTCCATCAATATCGACATAAGGTTTCTCAGGTATTTTGCATTTGAGAATTGTTCACGACGGATGCAGGGTAGCCAAAGTGATGATAGTTGTTGTTTGATAAGATGATCAGACAACGTCATCATTCCCAATTGCCTTAAACGATAACAGAATATCACATACGCTTTACAGAG from Ogataea parapolymorpha DL-1 chromosome V, whole genome shotgun sequence includes:
- a CDS encoding Fatty acid synthase subunit alpha, with product MKPEIEQELSHVLLTELLAYQFASPVRWIETQDVFLRDFNTERVVEIGPSPTLAGMASRTIKAKYESYDAALSLQRQVLCYSKDQKEIYYTPDPADIVTAAEESLPPSKPSDVTAVPVSLPLPVVNQQGTPEQAQVAVNIPDEPVKASLVLQALVAHKLKKPLNDISMGKAIKDLVGGKSTVQNEILGDLGKEFGATPEKPEDSPLQELAEQFQETFQGSLGKQSSSLIARLMSSKMPGGFSVGVARKYLQSRWGLGPGRQDSVLLYALTNEPSQRLASEADAKLFLDSASNSYASQNGITLSQASSQSSGGSGASAVVDSAALDAAMKENKNLARQQLETLARYLNYDLMKGEKLLLKEKEATAVLQAELDLWAEEHGEFYASGIKPVFSSLKARSYDSYWNWARQDALSMYFDIIFGKLTSVDRETVTQCIQIMNRANPTLIKFMQYHIDHTPTHKGETYELAKKLGQQLIDNCREVLNKSPVYKDISYPTGPKTTVDEKGHIIYTEEVRPAVRKLEQYVHEMALGGELTKEPQPSIKDDLSRIYKAISKQASAESKIEFQKLYAKLLDFVDQSSEIEVSKSAKAVLGDESVPESDSDTDEIASLKDYAEIHKPVSSTIPPETIPFLHIQKKDRLGFWRYDKHASSSYLDGLEKGAVNGITFKGKYALVTGAGAGSIGAEILQGLLSGGAKVIVTTSRFSKTVTEYYQRMYSRYGAADSTLVVVPFNQGSKQDIKSLVDYIYEDGKKGGLQWDLDYVIPFAAIPEMGIEIDAIDSRSELAHRIMLTNLLRLLGEISSKKKDRNIQTRPAQVILPLSPNHGTFGSDGLYSESKLGLETLFNRWHSESWSSYLTICGTVIGWTRGTGLMSGNNIIAEGIEKLGVRTFSQKEMAFNILGLMTPEVMKLCEEAPIMADLNGGLQFVENLREYTNKLRSDINRTSDVRRAVSVETAIEHKIVNGSGADDPFNKAEIKPRANMKFEFPNLKSYKELKALAPNLEGMLDLERVIVITGFAEVGPWGSSRTRWEMEACGEFSLEGCIEMAWIMGYIKYFNGSIKGKQYTGWVDAKTNQPVDDKDVKKKYEEDILKHSGIRLVEPELFHGYDPKKKKFIQEVVVQHDLEPFETDKATAEQYKAWHGDHVECFPIEGAEEYSVRVLKGAKLYIPKALRFDRLVAGQIPTGWDPRTYGIDDDIISQVDPITLYVLVTVAETLLSSGITDPYEFYKYVHVSEVGNCSGSGMGGVSALKGMFKDRFLDQPVQNDILQESFINTMSAWVNMLLLSSSGPIKTPVGACATALESVDVGMETILSGKAKIVIVGGYDDFQEEGSYEFANMNATSNADDEFAHGRTPADMSRPTTTSRSGFMEAQGSGLQILMTAELALKMGVPIYGIVAMASTASDKIGRSVPAPGKGILTTAREHHGDSRFTSPKLDIKYRARQLKARTSQIKTWVEDELSLLSEEASVLAKQDPSFDQERFLAERAEEIRKEAKCQIKEAQRMYGNEFWKNDPRIAPIRGALATFDLTIDDLGVCSFHGTSTKANDKNETAAIDKMMSHLGRTEGNPVYGVFQKYLTGHPKGAAGAWMLNGGLQILQTGVVPGNRNADNVDKVLENYDYVLFPSRTIKTDGIKAVSVTSFGFGQKGAQAIIVNSDYLYAALSEKEYQQYQKLVQTRYKKAYRYMHNAMLTNSLFVAKTKAPYTDDLEESVYLDPLARVTATKENKLTFKESEIQSSTLSNGLSTETAELLKNMASRLTGEKGVGVDVELLSAINSENETFLERNFTDTEIQYCASSSCPRASFAGTWSAKEAVFKSLGVKSKGAGASMKDIEIIRDINGAPSVRLHGEANVAASDQGVKAIKVSISHDDIQSIAVAISEF
- a CDS encoding cAMP-dependent protein kinase type 1, which translates into the protein MDYIEGGELFSLLRKSKVFPNQVAKFYAAEVLLALEYLHSKNIVYRDLKPENILLTRSGHIKLTDFGFAKEVETATYTLCGTPDYIAPEVIAVQPYNKAVDWWSFGILIYEMLVGTTPFYDTSPLKIYEKISKCEYEVPHFVDPDASSLIRGLIMKDVTFRLGNLRHGVEDIKNHPWFQEVVWENLLSGNIETPYEPNIPNGVGDSSQFELYPEEDYDYGNDSSPDDFGYLFPEF